A genomic stretch from bacterium includes:
- the rnc gene encoding ribonuclease III — protein MRGSSLRLPCGLLHGVRPQSCTTLRTSAYSGEGGSLPDRDLRSGERPLEELEAILGYAFEDRERLECAVTHSSRANEQGDVRASNERLEFLGDAVLDLVVSERLMTSNPEAQEGLLSRARAAAVNTHALAELARSLGLGGFIRLSRGERASGGSEKDSILANVFEAILGALYLDGGLEPVRVLVQREMGERLAQPGQATADPKTRLQERMQAQGLAVPRYKLIAEAGPPHARKFSVEVYSGERALGVGHGTSKRAAEQKAAECALEASE, from the coding sequence ATGCGGGGATCGTCTTTGAGGCTCCCGTGTGGGCTCCTGCACGGGGTCAGGCCGCAGTCGTGTACGACGCTGAGGACCAGCGCGTACTCGGGGGAGGGTGGATCTCTGCCTGATCGGGATCTGCGATCCGGTGAGCGGCCGCTGGAGGAGCTCGAGGCGATCCTGGGGTACGCCTTTGAGGATCGCGAACGCCTGGAGTGTGCGGTCACGCACAGCTCGCGCGCCAACGAACAGGGCGATGTTCGCGCTTCCAACGAGCGATTGGAATTCCTGGGAGATGCAGTGCTCGATCTCGTGGTGTCCGAACGACTGATGACTTCGAATCCTGAAGCCCAGGAAGGCCTGCTTTCGCGCGCCCGAGCAGCGGCGGTCAACACCCACGCGCTTGCAGAGCTGGCGCGATCGCTCGGCCTCGGGGGATTCATCCGCCTGAGTCGAGGAGAACGAGCTTCGGGAGGCAGCGAGAAGGATTCGATTCTGGCCAATGTCTTCGAAGCCATCCTGGGGGCCTTGTATCTCGACGGGGGGCTCGAGCCCGTTCGGGTATTGGTCCAGCGCGAGATGGGTGAACGTCTGGCGCAACCGGGCCAGGCTACGGCGGACCCGAAGACGCGCCTGCAGGAGCGGATGCAAGCGCAAGGACTGGCTGTTCCGCGCTACAAACTCATTGCCGAGGCGGGTCCGCCTCACGCGCGGAAGTTCAGTGTGGAGGTGTACTCCGGCGAGCGCGCACTCGGCGTCGGACACGGCACCAGCAAGCGAGCGGCTGAACAAAAAGCGGCGGAGTGCGCGCTGGAGGCCTCCGAATGA
- the mnmA gene encoding tRNA 2-thiouridine(34) synthase MnmA, which produces MSSRWLVAMSGGVDSSVAAGLMQRRGAEVVGVTMDLGVGSARDVAPSNPKKCCGLPDAEDARAVARKLGFRHYTVNYSEAFHASVIVPFIDAYQEGSTPIPCIACNRVLKFDLLIERARALGALGVATGHYARIAPGPDGGPSLYRPRDRAKDQTYFLFDLPRERLSEIEFPLGDLEKSQVRSVARELELVTADKPESQDICFIPESDVRGALHRLRPELRREPGDIVDGEGVVLGRHSGAIGYTQGQRRGLGLSGGPWYVSEIRSRENLLVVAREEDLQRCEILVGGTHWIDGAAPEGPVRVQVRHRQSSVPARVKSASGSDAGIVFEAPVWAPARGQAAVVYDAEDQRVLGGGWISA; this is translated from the coding sequence ATGAGTTCCCGCTGGCTGGTGGCGATGAGCGGGGGTGTGGATTCATCGGTGGCCGCGGGCTTGATGCAGCGTCGCGGGGCCGAAGTCGTGGGTGTGACCATGGACCTCGGAGTGGGAAGCGCGCGGGACGTCGCGCCGAGCAATCCGAAGAAGTGCTGCGGATTGCCCGACGCCGAGGACGCGCGCGCGGTCGCGCGCAAGCTCGGCTTTCGCCACTACACGGTCAACTACAGCGAGGCGTTCCACGCGTCGGTGATCGTTCCCTTCATCGATGCATATCAGGAGGGAAGCACTCCCATACCCTGTATCGCGTGCAATCGCGTGCTCAAGTTCGACCTGCTGATCGAGCGGGCCCGAGCCCTGGGAGCGCTCGGAGTGGCTACGGGTCACTACGCACGCATCGCTCCCGGGCCCGACGGCGGGCCTTCCTTGTATCGCCCGCGCGACCGCGCAAAGGACCAGACCTACTTCCTTTTCGATCTGCCACGTGAGCGTCTTTCCGAGATCGAGTTCCCGCTCGGAGACCTCGAGAAGAGCCAGGTTCGCAGTGTCGCGCGAGAACTGGAATTGGTCACCGCCGACAAACCCGAGAGTCAGGACATCTGCTTCATTCCCGAGTCCGACGTGCGGGGCGCGTTGCACCGGCTGCGTCCGGAACTTCGCCGAGAACCGGGAGATATCGTCGATGGCGAAGGCGTGGTGCTGGGTCGTCACAGCGGTGCGATTGGCTACACACAGGGACAGCGCAGAGGGCTCGGTCTGTCAGGAGGTCCCTGGTATGTTTCGGAGATCCGGTCGCGCGAGAATCTCCTGGTCGTGGCCCGTGAAGAAGATCTGCAACGCTGTGAAATCCTGGTCGGGGGAACTCACTGGATCGATGGGGCGGCGCCTGAAGGACCGGTTCGTGTTCAGGTTCGGCACCGGCAGTCGAGCGTGCCGGCGCGTGTGAAGTCCGCCAGTGGTTCGGATGCGGGGATCGTCTTTGAGGCTCCCGTGTGGGCTCCTGCACGGGGTCAGGCCGCAGTCGTGTACGACGCTGAGGACCAGCGCGTACTCGGGGGAGGGTGGATCTCTGCCTGA
- a CDS encoding cysteine desulfurase, translating to MSSDAIYLDYNATTPLRPEALAVMSAVLRDDFGNPSSVHWAGAAARDRLALAREQVASLMGAAPESIVFTSGATESNNTVLYNAALRAPRHGDHIVTCATEHPSILEPLDELRERGLRVTLLPVDSDGRLDPERFAASLESETLLATVMWANNETGVIQPVPELASIAREHEVTFHTDAVQALGKTPLHFADLAIDYASLAAHKLGGPKGVGALYVRPGLHPKPLFRGGGQERQRRAGTENVASIAGFGAACAAAQADLEERAERLGELRERLWSEIQSKVADAQRNGAVEFVLPHVLNLSFAGADGDALVEALDLEGIAIASGAACHSGTTEPSHVLLAMGVDPDYGSGSIRVSLGPATRAAEIDRLIAVLPGIVERVRVARKAERRAREAARR from the coding sequence ATGAGTTCGGACGCGATCTACCTGGACTACAACGCGACCACGCCCTTGCGGCCTGAGGCCCTCGCCGTGATGAGCGCAGTCTTGCGCGACGATTTCGGCAATCCTTCGAGCGTACACTGGGCGGGTGCAGCTGCACGCGACCGACTGGCGTTGGCCCGCGAACAGGTGGCCTCGTTGATGGGTGCGGCGCCCGAGTCCATCGTCTTTACGAGTGGCGCGACCGAGTCGAACAATACCGTGTTGTACAACGCCGCACTCCGAGCACCGCGACACGGCGATCACATCGTCACGTGTGCCACCGAGCATCCTTCGATCCTCGAACCGCTCGACGAACTGCGAGAGCGAGGGCTGCGCGTCACCCTCTTGCCGGTCGACAGCGACGGGCGACTCGACCCGGAGCGCTTCGCTGCGAGCCTGGAGTCCGAGACGCTACTGGCCACGGTCATGTGGGCAAACAACGAGACCGGAGTCATTCAGCCGGTACCCGAACTCGCGAGCATCGCGCGCGAACACGAGGTGACCTTTCACACCGATGCGGTGCAGGCTCTGGGCAAGACTCCTCTGCATTTCGCCGATCTCGCAATCGACTACGCTTCGCTCGCGGCGCACAAACTCGGCGGTCCGAAGGGTGTGGGAGCCCTCTACGTGCGGCCGGGCCTGCATCCCAAGCCGCTTTTTCGCGGAGGAGGCCAGGAGCGCCAGCGCCGCGCGGGAACCGAGAACGTGGCTTCGATCGCCGGCTTTGGCGCGGCCTGCGCTGCGGCGCAGGCGGATCTCGAAGAGCGCGCCGAACGCCTCGGTGAACTGCGCGAACGTCTCTGGAGCGAGATCCAGAGCAAGGTCGCCGATGCACAGCGCAACGGCGCCGTGGAGTTCGTGCTCCCGCACGTCCTGAATCTGAGCTTTGCCGGTGCGGATGGCGACGCACTGGTCGAGGCCCTCGATCTCGAAGGCATTGCCATCGCATCGGGTGCGGCCTGTCACTCCGGTACGACGGAGCCTTCGCACGTCTTGCTGGCGATGGGTGTCGATCCCGATTACGGCTCCGGTTCGATCCGCGTCAGCCTTGGGCCGGCGACGCGCGCAGCGGAGATCGATCGCTTGATCGCTGTCCTGCCGGGCATCGTCGAACGCGTACGGGTCGCTCGCAAGGCCGAGCGCCGCGCACGCGAGGCCGCCAGACGATGA
- a CDS encoding competence protein ComE, translated as MSARLRLVLGFPLALNTGSARDLQLLPGIGPARSSAIVEERLAAGDYRDLADLADRVHGIGSATLRALAPHVFVGARDPACAPPLRCPSAGC; from the coding sequence ATTTCCGCCCGTTTGCGGCTCGTACTCGGGTTCCCACTAGCGCTGAACACGGGTAGCGCGCGGGATCTACAGTTGCTGCCGGGTATCGGTCCGGCGCGTTCCTCCGCCATCGTCGAGGAGCGGCTCGCCGCTGGGGACTACCGCGACCTCGCAGACCTTGCGGACAGGGTCCACGGGATCGGTTCTGCGACCCTCCGGGCGCTGGCGCCTCACGTCTTCGTAGGCGCCCGGGACCCGGCCTGTGCCCCGCCGCTCCGCTGTCCGTCAGCGGGCTGCTAA
- a CDS encoding aspartate kinase: MAVIVQKYGGTSVGDVPRIRNVARRALETQRAGNDVAVVVSAMAGETDRLVALSQEVSARPDSREYDVLVSTGEQQTIALLAMAIQELGGKARSLTGAQIKVHTDEDHSRARIHRIDTERLREEFSNGVIVCVPGFQGVNDAGDVTTLGRGGSDTSAVALAAALKAEACEIFTDVDGVFTSDPRIVPRARKLPRVSYDEMLEMASLGAKVLQIRAVKFGKQFSVPIHVRSTFSDQEGTWVVPESEIMERLVVSGVTYNRNEAKITIFGVPDLPGIAARIFGPMSEEGVVVDVIVQNVSTEGHTDVTFTVPRGDFPRALELAEKLAGELGANGVTSDDSIAKVSVVGLGMKDHAGVAGRMFRVLHDESINIQMINTSEIKISVVIDEKYSELACRALHEEFGLGAVQATEES; encoded by the coding sequence ATGGCGGTGATCGTGCAGAAATACGGAGGAACGTCGGTCGGCGACGTCCCGCGCATCCGCAATGTTGCAAGGCGGGCGCTGGAGACCCAGCGCGCGGGGAACGACGTGGCCGTGGTCGTATCGGCGATGGCCGGCGAAACGGACCGCCTCGTGGCGCTTTCGCAGGAGGTCTCCGCACGTCCCGATTCTCGCGAGTACGACGTGCTCGTCTCTACCGGTGAGCAGCAGACGATTGCATTACTGGCGATGGCGATCCAGGAACTCGGTGGCAAGGCGCGCTCGCTCACCGGTGCGCAGATCAAGGTGCATACGGACGAAGATCACTCGCGTGCTCGCATTCATCGCATCGATACCGAACGTTTGCGCGAGGAGTTCTCAAACGGGGTGATCGTGTGCGTTCCCGGATTCCAGGGCGTAAATGACGCTGGAGACGTGACGACCCTGGGCAGAGGCGGCTCGGATACCAGCGCGGTGGCGTTGGCGGCCGCGCTGAAGGCCGAGGCCTGTGAGATTTTTACCGACGTCGACGGTGTGTTTACCAGCGATCCGAGAATCGTCCCGAGGGCCCGCAAACTGCCGCGGGTCTCCTATGACGAGATGCTCGAAATGGCGAGTCTCGGCGCCAAAGTCCTGCAGATCCGCGCCGTGAAGTTTGGTAAGCAGTTCTCTGTTCCGATTCACGTGCGCAGCACCTTCTCAGATCAGGAGGGAACCTGGGTGGTACCTGAAAGCGAAATCATGGAGCGCCTGGTTGTTTCGGGCGTGACCTACAACCGCAACGAAGCCAAGATCACGATCTTCGGAGTCCCGGATCTTCCGGGCATCGCCGCTCGCATCTTCGGGCCGATGTCGGAAGAAGGCGTGGTGGTCGACGTGATCGTACAGAACGTCTCGACCGAGGGGCATACCGATGTGACGTTCACCGTGCCACGGGGAGACTTCCCGCGTGCCCTCGAACTCGCAGAAAAGCTCGCCGGTGAACTCGGGGCCAATGGTGTCACGTCGGATGATTCGATCGCGAAGGTCTCGGTCGTCGGACTCGGCATGAAAGACCACGCCGGTGTCGCGGGCCGCATGTTTCGCGTGCTGCACGACGAGAGCATCAACATCCAGATGATCAACACCTCCGAGATCAAGATCTCGGTCGTGATCGATGAGAAGTATTCGGAGCTCGCGTGTCGTGCGCTTCACGAGGAGTTCGGTCTCGGGGCCGTGCAGGCGACGGAGGAAAGCTAA
- the tsaE gene encoding tRNA (adenosine(37)-N6)-threonylcarbamoyltransferase complex ATPase subunit type 1 TsaE: MPDDPTASPSPDRTRELGEKLGAVLRPGDVIGLSGDLGVGKTCFAQGIAVGLGVDRSVPVTSPTFVLVGEYPGRLALRHADFYRVESYARLDDAGFDDLLDGRGVVVVEWPERFPAALPDDRLEIRIEMVSEHERRISATGRGEGGKELARRLRQAWR; encoded by the coding sequence TTGCCAGACGACCCCACCGCTTCTCCTAGCCCCGATCGGACACGCGAATTGGGGGAGAAGCTCGGCGCGGTCCTTCGGCCTGGAGACGTGATCGGGCTCTCTGGAGACCTGGGAGTGGGCAAGACCTGCTTCGCCCAGGGCATCGCGGTCGGCCTGGGTGTCGATCGGAGCGTGCCGGTCACCAGCCCGACCTTTGTCCTGGTGGGGGAGTACCCCGGACGATTGGCGCTGAGACATGCGGATTTCTATCGAGTAGAAAGCTACGCTCGGCTCGACGATGCCGGCTTCGACGATCTTCTGGACGGTCGAGGCGTGGTCGTCGTCGAGTGGCCCGAGCGCTTTCCGGCGGCTTTGCCCGACGATCGGCTGGAGATCCGCATCGAGATGGTTTCTGAACACGAGCGCCGGATTTCGGCAACGGGTCGAGGAGAAGGCGGGAAAGAACTCGCGAGGAGGCTGCGGCAGGCATGGCGGTGA
- a CDS encoding NAD(P)H-hydrate dehydratase: MNRSRFLTRGWSCPTATEMRAIDRDTIEREGIPAELLMETAGREVAEAIVSRFPECRRPLIVCGPGNNGGDGFVIARVLREWTSRCVPTVACFGDSARLSPEARSNLDRLRPLGLSILNRPDEKELAQRAADCDLVVDALFGVGLKRAIEAEYAEAIRVLESARRPVVAVDVPSGISSDTGLPLGPWLPADLIVTLGLPKLGLALKASDSEILVVDIGLADASLQRVAPRQHVLTPSAAAALLPERPLDGHKGSFGHVLVVGGSAGKTGAVALASEGALRTGAGLVTAAVPRSLHPILEVKLTEAMTLGLDDLGDGRLAGAAGEQIGNELQNRDALVLGPGLGQAPETARAVSEVLARTSVPAVVDADALNVFESNPAALCGPGPRVLTPHPGEAARLLSRSSADVQGDRVAAARELAALARAIVVLKGARSLIATPEGEVWVNPTGGPGLAAGGSGDVLAGVIAALLGQGLSSLDAARLGVYLHGSAGDAGPRVGGLASEVATRIPQVWEALLAVDPGEQEPELARRPHRFS; this comes from the coding sequence ATGAACCGCAGCCGATTCCTTACCCGCGGTTGGTCCTGTCCCACCGCAACCGAGATGCGGGCGATCGACCGCGATACGATCGAGCGCGAGGGCATCCCGGCCGAACTCCTGATGGAAACCGCCGGTCGGGAGGTCGCCGAGGCGATCGTCTCGCGTTTTCCGGAGTGTCGCCGACCGCTGATCGTCTGCGGTCCGGGCAATAACGGTGGAGACGGTTTCGTGATCGCACGCGTGCTACGCGAATGGACGAGCCGTTGTGTGCCCACGGTCGCCTGCTTCGGGGATTCTGCGCGTCTGAGCCCGGAGGCGCGGTCCAATCTTGACCGACTGCGGCCACTCGGCTTGAGTATCCTGAACCGCCCCGACGAAAAGGAACTCGCGCAGCGCGCCGCCGATTGCGATCTGGTCGTCGATGCGCTCTTCGGTGTCGGTCTCAAACGCGCGATCGAAGCCGAGTATGCCGAGGCCATCCGCGTGCTCGAATCCGCGCGAAGACCGGTGGTGGCCGTCGATGTTCCCTCCGGGATTTCGAGTGATACCGGGCTTCCACTCGGTCCGTGGCTTCCCGCCGACCTGATCGTAACGCTTGGCCTGCCCAAGCTTGGTCTCGCACTGAAAGCGTCGGACTCCGAGATCCTGGTCGTAGACATCGGTCTCGCCGACGCATCGCTGCAACGCGTTGCGCCGCGTCAACACGTGCTCACGCCCAGCGCCGCCGCAGCGTTGCTTCCGGAGCGACCGCTCGACGGCCACAAGGGAAGTTTCGGCCATGTGCTGGTCGTCGGAGGCTCCGCAGGAAAGACAGGCGCGGTCGCGCTCGCATCCGAGGGTGCTCTGCGCACCGGTGCCGGACTCGTAACGGCCGCCGTTCCGCGTTCGCTCCATCCGATCCTCGAGGTGAAGCTCACCGAAGCGATGACCCTCGGGCTCGATGATCTGGGCGACGGCAGACTCGCGGGTGCGGCCGGAGAGCAGATCGGAAACGAGCTGCAGAACCGGGACGCCCTGGTTCTCGGGCCGGGCCTCGGACAGGCACCGGAAACCGCACGGGCGGTCAGCGAGGTGCTCGCGCGCACCTCCGTTCCCGCCGTCGTCGATGCCGATGCGCTCAATGTCTTCGAGTCGAACCCGGCGGCGTTGTGCGGTCCGGGACCGCGAGTTCTGACGCCCCACCCCGGTGAGGCCGCGCGCCTGCTCTCGCGCTCGAGCGCCGATGTTCAGGGCGACCGGGTCGCTGCCGCGCGGGAACTGGCCGCGCTGGCGCGCGCGATCGTGGTGCTCAAGGGCGCGCGAAGCCTGATCGCGACTCCCGAGGGCGAGGTCTGGGTCAACCCGACGGGAGGTCCGGGGTTGGCGGCGGGCGGAAGCGGGGACGTGCTGGCCGGAGTCATTGCGGCCTTGCTCGGTCAGGGCCTCTCGTCCCTCGACGCGGCTCGTCTCGGTGTGTATCTCCACGGATCCGCGGGCGACGCTGGACCGCGGGTAGGGGGGCTCGCCAGCGAGGTTGCGACGCGGATCCCGCAGGTCTGGGAGGCCTTGCTGGCCGTGGACCCGGGTGAACAGGAGCCAGAACTTGCCAGACGACCCCACCGCTTCTCCTAG
- the acpS gene encoding holo-[acyl-carrier-protein] synthase: MSAEIEAIGVELVEVPRFARVLARYGDRMLQRVFSADEIAYAQRKSRGEQNLAARFAAKCAGRRALRLAGAPGLRLRELEVVRKRSGEPTLAVHRPGVAQDLRICMTLTHDQDFAMASLWIERRSAQER; this comes from the coding sequence TTGTCTGCGGAGATTGAGGCCATAGGCGTCGAACTGGTCGAGGTTCCGCGCTTTGCTCGGGTGCTTGCGCGGTATGGCGATCGGATGCTGCAGCGAGTCTTCAGTGCAGACGAAATCGCCTACGCGCAACGCAAGAGTCGAGGGGAGCAAAACTTGGCCGCGCGCTTCGCCGCCAAGTGCGCGGGTCGACGCGCTCTACGACTCGCGGGTGCTCCGGGACTGAGGTTGCGCGAACTCGAAGTCGTGCGAAAGCGCAGCGGAGAACCCACTCTCGCAGTGCACCGTCCCGGCGTCGCCCAAGACCTGCGAATCTGCATGACACTGACCCACGATCAGGACTTCGCCATGGCGAGCCTTTGGATCGAGCGCAGATCGGCGCAAGAGCGCTAA
- a CDS encoding pyridoxine 5'-phosphate synthase: protein MTQRRLVVNVDHVATVRQARLHHEPDPVAAAMLAIVGGADGIVCHLRDDRRHVQDRDVRLLRQTVHSGFFVEMGATQEMLKIALDVRPDSVTLVPERREELTTEGGLDVLTQMGVVGEMVRTLHESNIRSCLFIDPDLEQIKAAHRVGARAVEIHTGRYAEPSPEREALRLQIHDAVRLAEKLKLEVGVGHGLDYKNVRGLVEFEAVTEFSIGHSIVARALLVGMERAVREMRQIVCGD, encoded by the coding sequence ATGACCCAACGACGTCTGGTCGTAAACGTGGATCACGTGGCAACCGTTCGACAAGCGAGGCTGCACCACGAACCGGATCCTGTTGCCGCCGCTATGCTCGCCATCGTCGGTGGTGCGGATGGGATCGTATGTCATTTGCGCGACGATCGGCGGCATGTTCAGGATCGGGACGTGCGCCTGTTGCGCCAGACGGTTCACAGCGGGTTTTTCGTCGAGATGGGTGCGACCCAGGAGATGCTGAAGATCGCGCTCGACGTGCGACCCGACTCCGTGACTCTGGTCCCGGAGCGACGGGAAGAGTTGACGACCGAAGGCGGGCTCGACGTACTCACCCAGATGGGCGTGGTCGGTGAGATGGTTCGCACGCTGCACGAGTCGAACATCCGCAGTTGCCTGTTCATCGATCCGGACCTCGAGCAGATCAAGGCGGCGCATCGGGTAGGCGCGCGGGCGGTCGAGATCCACACGGGTCGCTACGCGGAACCGAGTCCCGAGCGCGAGGCGCTTCGACTGCAGATCCACGACGCGGTTCGACTGGCCGAAAAGCTCAAACTCGAAGTGGGCGTCGGTCACGGACTCGACTATAAGAACGTGCGAGGGCTGGTCGAGTTCGAAGCTGTGACCGAGTTTTCTATCGGTCACTCGATCGTGGCGCGTGCGCTGCTCGTGGGCATGGAGCGCGCGGTACGAGAGATGCGCCAGATTGTCTGCGGAGATTGA
- a CDS encoding phosphoglucosamine mutase: MGAERKLFGTDGIRGRANVHPMTGEVMMELGRAFAMAFRLQNKPAGQRKVLIAKDTRRSGYMLEDALAAGLCSMGVQVFQVGPMPTPGLAFLTVDMRCDAGAMITASHNRFDDNGVKFFSSDGFKLPDEVELRIEELMYSAELDRERPVGKAIGRAQRIDDASGRYIVFLKKTFPREYSLDGLRVAIDCANGAAYNVAPTVLEELGAEVIAIGDEPNGVNINEGCGALHPEKVARTVREFRADLGIALDGDADRVILVDENGEIVTGDQVLAMCAFEMRRRGQLKGDAIVGTVMANLGLERALEREGIRMVRSDVGDRYVVEAMLAQNLNLGGEQSGHIIFLDHITTGDGMLSALQVLAFMRREGRPLSELAKVMERVPQLIRNVPVREKPPFESIPAIQAKLEQVQEELEGWGRILLRYSGTEPLARVMIEGEDQQRIEVLADDVCNVIRKAIGGEAE, translated from the coding sequence ATGGGAGCGGAACGCAAGTTATTCGGAACTGACGGAATTCGCGGACGGGCGAATGTTCATCCGATGACCGGTGAGGTCATGATGGAGCTGGGCCGCGCCTTCGCGATGGCCTTCCGTCTTCAGAATAAGCCCGCAGGTCAACGCAAGGTATTGATCGCAAAGGACACGCGACGCTCCGGTTATATGCTCGAAGATGCGCTGGCGGCCGGATTGTGCTCGATGGGTGTGCAGGTTTTTCAGGTCGGACCGATGCCGACACCGGGACTCGCCTTTCTGACGGTCGATATGCGCTGTGATGCGGGCGCGATGATCACTGCCTCGCACAACCGTTTCGATGACAACGGTGTGAAGTTTTTCTCGAGCGACGGTTTCAAGCTTCCCGACGAAGTCGAACTGCGCATCGAAGAACTCATGTACTCCGCTGAATTGGATCGCGAGCGACCCGTCGGGAAGGCCATCGGCCGCGCCCAGCGCATCGACGATGCTTCGGGCCGCTACATCGTATTCCTGAAGAAGACCTTTCCGCGCGAGTACAGTCTGGATGGTCTGCGCGTAGCGATCGACTGTGCCAATGGCGCGGCCTACAACGTTGCGCCCACGGTACTGGAAGAACTCGGGGCCGAGGTGATTGCAATTGGCGACGAACCCAATGGCGTCAACATCAATGAGGGTTGCGGTGCCTTGCACCCCGAGAAAGTCGCCCGCACGGTTCGAGAGTTCCGAGCGGACCTGGGGATTGCCCTGGACGGAGACGCCGATCGGGTGATCCTGGTGGACGAGAACGGGGAGATCGTCACTGGCGATCAGGTGCTGGCCATGTGCGCATTCGAAATGCGCCGCCGTGGACAACTCAAGGGCGACGCGATCGTCGGAACCGTCATGGCCAATCTGGGGCTCGAGCGTGCCCTGGAACGCGAAGGCATCCGCATGGTGCGCAGCGATGTCGGTGACCGTTATGTCGTCGAAGCGATGCTCGCCCAGAATCTGAACCTGGGTGGCGAGCAGTCCGGGCACATCATCTTTCTGGACCACATCACGACCGGTGACGGCATGCTCAGCGCATTACAGGTCCTGGCTTTCATGCGCCGCGAAGGTCGACCGCTGTCGGAACTCGCAAAGGTCATGGAGCGTGTCCCGCAACTCATCCGCAACGTTCCCGTTCGCGAGAAGCCCCCTTTCGAGAGCATTCCGGCCATACAGGCAAAACTCGAGCAGGTTCAGGAAGAACTTGAAGGCTGGGGGCGAATCCTATTGCGCTACTCGGGAACCGAGCCCCTGGCGCGGGTGATGATCGAGGGTGAGGATCAACAGAGGATCGAGGTGCTGGCGGATGACGTCTGCAATGTGATCCGCAAGGCCATCGGAGGCGAAGCTGAATGA